A stretch of Acidobacteriota bacterium DNA encodes these proteins:
- a CDS encoding ABC transporter permease: protein MSWATWQALRDLPAFQDVGAWTRESVVLDRPSRAIVETWKVSASVLPLLGVKPVIGRLFTADEDTTDPDGAALISWDFWQARFGGREDVVGQTLGLTYTYLDHHVRTVVGVLPQSVAMQGQIPEVVLPWVYRHGRAWTARRSGWWPALSRRMPLTRRDRALRSSCRS, encoded by the coding sequence GTGTCCTGGGCGACTTGGCAGGCGCTGCGGGACCTTCCGGCATTTCAAGATGTCGGCGCGTGGACGCGAGAAAGCGTCGTCCTCGATCGACCCAGCCGCGCGATCGTTGAAACGTGGAAAGTGTCGGCTTCGGTGCTGCCACTGTTGGGGGTGAAGCCGGTGATCGGCCGACTATTCACCGCCGACGAAGACACAACCGACCCTGACGGTGCTGCGCTAATCTCGTGGGACTTCTGGCAAGCGCGTTTTGGCGGCCGCGAGGACGTTGTAGGGCAGACATTGGGCCTCACCTACACTTACCTCGACCACCACGTTCGAACGGTCGTGGGAGTCCTGCCGCAGTCGGTCGCGATGCAGGGACAAATCCCCGAGGTGGTTCTCCCCTGGGTGTACCGCCATGGTCGAGCTTGGACCGCCCGACGCTCCGGGTGGTGGCCCGCCTTGTCTCGCCGGATGCCTTTGACGCGGCGAGATCGGGCGCTTCGGAGTTCGTGCCGCTCTTGA